One window from the genome of Crassostrea angulata isolate pt1a10 chromosome 2, ASM2561291v2, whole genome shotgun sequence encodes:
- the LOC128172921 gene encoding ras-related protein Rab-31-like: MKSIEAKVVVLGSQAVGKTSVVIRYVGGMFSKAVSPTIGASFFTYKLTLNNYRMKLQVWDTAGQERFRSMAPMYYRKANAAMLVYDITSEDSFYDIKDWVSELKKNVDTPIVMCLVGNKNDLEESREVNVKDAQEYADSIGALFHETSALKNVGVEEAFLQVAQQLVKLYESSPNSGLYSIDLDQSSSSQNPDSSGGSFQLPPDKSSTANAAGSKCAC, encoded by the exons ATGAAGTCTATTGAAGCAAAAGTTGTAGTTCTTGGATCTCAAG CGGTCGGAAAAACCAGTGTTGTTATTCGCTATGTTGGTGGAATGTTCAGTAAGGCAGTCAGTCCAACTATTGGTGCCtcattttttacatacaaaCT aaCCCTAAATAACTACAGAATGAAGCTGCAAGTGTGGGATACTGCAGGTCAAGAAAGATTCAGGTCAATG gcACCCATGTACTACAGAAAGGCCAATGCAGCCATGCTGGTTTATGACATCACTTCAGAGGACAGTTTCTATGACATCAAAGACTGGGTCAGCG AACTGAAAAAGAATGTTGATACACCTATTG TGATGTGCCTTGTGGGAAATAAGAATGACCTTGAAGAGAGTCGAGAGGTCAATGTCAAGGACGCTCAGGAATACGCTGATTCTATAGGGGCTCTGTTTCATGAGACCTCTGCTCTCAAAAATGTAG GTGTAGAAGAGGCATTCCTGCAGGTGGCGCAACAGCTTGTGAAGCTGTACGAGTCGTCTCCAAACAGCGGACTATACTCCATTGACCTGGATCagtcatcttcttctcaaaatccgGACAGTTCCGGAGGTAGCTTCCAGTTGCCTCCAGATAAGAGCTCCACAGCAAATGCAGCTGGATCCAAATGTGCCTGCTAA